Proteins from a single region of Haloplanus sp. GDY1:
- a CDS encoding pantoate kinase, which yields MSEQSRRDGATAFVPGHVTGFFSPYPQDDPERAGSRGAGLTLSDGVRVTVRPAEGHDAPRVDLDGEAMSMAAVETVLSALGVADRARVVAASDPPIGTGFGVSGAMALGAALAANRAFDCARSTNALVTLAHRAEVVAGTGLGDVVAQARGGVPIRLDPGAPAHGRLDGVPDRTRVEYLSLGDLSTADVLAGDTDRLAAAGEDALSRLLDRPTLPTLLDESRRFAGETGLVTDRLAEILAAVDEVGGRASMAMLGETVFALGTGLTDAGYDASVCRTHDAGAHLVDENR from the coding sequence ATGAGCGAGCAGTCGCGGCGTGACGGCGCGACGGCGTTCGTCCCCGGCCACGTCACCGGGTTCTTCAGTCCGTACCCCCAGGACGACCCCGAACGGGCGGGGTCGCGCGGCGCGGGACTGACCCTCTCGGACGGCGTCCGCGTGACGGTGCGGCCGGCCGAGGGCCACGACGCCCCGCGGGTCGACCTCGACGGCGAGGCGATGTCGATGGCGGCCGTCGAGACGGTGCTGTCGGCGCTGGGGGTGGCCGACCGGGCGCGCGTCGTCGCGGCGAGCGACCCGCCCATCGGGACGGGGTTCGGCGTCTCCGGGGCGATGGCGCTCGGGGCGGCGCTCGCGGCGAACCGCGCCTTCGACTGCGCGCGGTCGACGAACGCGCTCGTGACGCTCGCCCACCGGGCCGAGGTGGTCGCGGGGACGGGTCTCGGCGACGTGGTGGCGCAGGCCCGCGGCGGCGTGCCGATCCGTCTCGATCCCGGCGCGCCGGCGCACGGGCGCCTCGACGGCGTGCCCGATCGGACGCGCGTCGAGTACCTCTCGCTCGGCGACCTCTCGACGGCCGACGTGCTCGCGGGAGACACCGACCGGCTGGCGGCCGCCGGCGAGGACGCCCTCTCGCGACTGCTCGACCGGCCGACGCTCCCGACCCTGCTCGACGAATCGCGGCGCTTCGCCGGCGAGACGGGGCTCGTGACCGACCGACTCGCGGAGATTCTGGCGGCCGTCGACGAGGTCGGCGGACGGGCCTCGATGGCGATGCTCGGGGAGACGGTGTTCGCGCTCGGAACGGGACTGACGGACGCCGGATACGACGCGTCGGTCTGCCGAACGCACGACGCCGGCGCGCACCTGGTGGACGAGAATCGGTAG
- a CDS encoding antitoxin VapB family protein, translating to MGTKNVRLDDDVYERVKAHKREDETFSDAVARLIEDVSLLDLVDESAEYDAERAAAQKATLKRTARADAESAAGLDEKGS from the coding sequence ATGGGAACCAAGAACGTCCGACTGGACGACGACGTGTACGAGCGGGTGAAAGCCCACAAGCGGGAGGACGAGACGTTTTCGGACGCCGTCGCTCGCCTCATCGAGGACGTGTCCCTCCTCGATCTCGTCGACGAGAGCGCTGAGTACGACGCGGAGCGGGCGGCAGCGCAGAAGGCCACGCTGAAGCGGACGGCGCGCGCGGACGCCGAGTCGGCCGCAGGGCTCGACGAGAAGGGTTCGTAG
- a CDS encoding phosphoglycerol geranylgeranyltransferase — MNTPWDEWDHVLKVDPDKDLVAGETFEDVCATGTDAIEIGGTTGMTKGKMETVVDACAKYGVPLYQEPSNPAVVIDDDALDGYLIPTVFNAGDSFWVTGAHKEWVRIENGLDWSRTHTEAYIVLNPESSVAEYTDADCDQSPDDVAAYAAVAEKLFGQEIVYVEYSGTFGDPETVQAAQDALVDATLFYGGGVGDYDAAYEMGQHADVVVVGDLLHDEGCDAVRETVEGAKDAHE; from the coding sequence ATGAACACGCCGTGGGACGAGTGGGACCACGTCCTCAAGGTCGACCCCGACAAGGACCTCGTCGCGGGCGAGACGTTCGAGGACGTCTGTGCCACCGGAACCGACGCCATCGAAATCGGTGGGACGACGGGCATGACCAAAGGGAAGATGGAGACGGTCGTCGACGCCTGTGCGAAGTACGGCGTGCCGCTCTACCAGGAGCCGTCGAATCCGGCCGTCGTCATCGACGACGACGCCCTCGACGGCTACCTGATCCCGACGGTGTTCAACGCCGGCGACAGCTTCTGGGTCACCGGCGCCCACAAGGAGTGGGTGCGCATCGAGAACGGCCTCGACTGGAGTCGCACCCACACCGAGGCGTACATCGTCCTCAATCCCGAGTCGTCGGTCGCGGAGTACACCGACGCCGACTGCGACCAGTCGCCCGACGACGTGGCCGCCTACGCCGCCGTCGCGGAGAAGCTGTTCGGGCAGGAAATCGTCTACGTGGAGTACTCCGGCACGTTCGGCGATCCCGAGACGGTACAGGCCGCACAGGACGCGCTCGTCGACGCCACCCTCTTTTACGGTGGCGGCGTCGGCGACTACGACGCCGCCTACGAGATGGGCCAACACGCCGACGTCGTCGTGGTCGGCGACCTACTCCACGACGAGGGCTGTGACGCCGTCCGCGAGACGGTCGAGGGCGCCAAAGACGCCCACGAGTGA
- a CDS encoding DUF4013 domain-containing protein, translated as MTPDIDALARWPFDTEAWPRIGLVGALLVATLPLVVPGVLLGGYAVRVLRADAGDDPLPRFTDLRALAGTGVRTAGVVAAYHLPAVALVAVGTRGAASASMLLQWEALVRFGPSAVGRLPGLASLAGAVGVGLLGAALLPLCGYASTVAVTAYADTGDATDAFAVGRLRRRVFSVATLRAWLLASLAVIGSGVAAFLVAAATTPVPGVGRVVTAAVRFYGLVVGLAVWNVARPALADDEADASGVEGGERAMTRSRSAST; from the coding sequence GTGACACCTGACATCGACGCGTTGGCACGATGGCCGTTCGACACCGAGGCGTGGCCACGGATCGGCCTCGTCGGCGCACTGCTCGTCGCGACGCTCCCGCTCGTCGTTCCCGGCGTCCTGCTCGGCGGGTACGCCGTCCGCGTTCTGCGGGCGGACGCCGGCGACGACCCACTACCGCGGTTCACCGACCTCCGGGCGCTGGCGGGGACGGGCGTGCGAACCGCCGGAGTCGTCGCCGCGTACCACCTCCCGGCGGTGGCACTCGTCGCCGTCGGCACGCGCGGCGCGGCGTCGGCGTCGATGCTCCTCCAGTGGGAGGCGCTCGTGCGCTTCGGGCCGAGCGCGGTCGGTCGGCTCCCCGGTCTCGCCTCCCTCGCAGGCGCCGTCGGCGTCGGTCTCCTCGGTGCGGCGTTGCTCCCGCTCTGTGGCTACGCCTCGACCGTCGCGGTGACCGCGTACGCCGACACCGGCGATGCCACCGACGCGTTCGCGGTCGGTCGGCTGCGCCGTCGAGTGTTCTCGGTCGCCACGCTCCGCGCGTGGCTGCTCGCCTCGCTCGCCGTGATCGGGTCGGGCGTCGCCGCGTTCCTCGTCGCCGCCGCCACGACGCCGGTGCCGGGCGTCGGGCGCGTCGTCACCGCCGCGGTTCGGTTCTACGGTCTCGTCGTCGGTCTCGCCGTCTGGAACGTCGCGCGACCTGCGCTGGCGGACGACGAAGCGGACGCGAGCGGCGTCGAGGGCGGAGAGCGCGCGATGACCCGGTCCCGGTCGGCGTCGACCTGA
- a CDS encoding DNA topoisomerase I produces MKRGPELIITEKDNAARRIADILSGGSAEAERMNGVNVYEWGGKRCIGLSGHVVGVDFPPEYSDWRDVEPVELVTAEVEKRPTQENIVAALRRLARDASRIHIATDYDREGELIGKEAYELVREVNEEAPVDRVRFSSITDREVTEAFADPDDLDFDLAAAGEARQIIDLMWGASLTRFLSLSARQLGDDFISVGRVQGPTLKLIVDREREIDAFDPEDYWELFADLAKDSETFEAQYFYLDSDDTEAERVWEEDRAEAVDAVLSAAETATVEEVRRRTRTDEPPAPFNTTQFIRAASGIGYSAQRAMSIAEDLYTAGYITYPRTDNTVYPEDLDPRELLDALSAGSRFGDDAASLLDADDIEPTAGDEETTDHPPIHPTDELPSPSDLSEDEWEVYELVVRHFLATVAEAATWEHLRVVAGIAGGSETLSLKANGKRLVDPGYHAVYPYRSTSENYVPDVSEGEELAVKETRLEAKQTQPPRRYGQSRLIETMEDMGIGTKATRHDVIQKLYDRGYIEGDPPRPTRLARGVVEASEEFADLIVSEEMTAQLEADMQAIARGEATLDEVTDESREILAEVFDRLTDSREALGDHLRESLKADKTVGPCPECGADLVIRRSRGGSYFVGCDGYPDCEFTLPLPSTGKPILLDEVCGEHGLHDVKMLAGRKTFVHGCPLCAAEAADEEPDLIVGPCPECGDDEGGELAVKRLRSGGRLVGCTRYPDCEYSLPMPRRGAAELTDDVCDEHDLPGLRITYEDSDREPWELGCPICNYREYQARQEGTELETIDGIGEKTAEKLKAAGVEDVSGLKAAEPDALANEIDGVGEDTVRDWQADAD; encoded by the coding sequence ATGAAACGCGGCCCCGAGTTGATAATCACGGAGAAGGACAACGCCGCCCGCCGCATCGCGGACATCCTGAGCGGCGGGTCCGCGGAGGCCGAGCGGATGAACGGCGTCAACGTCTACGAGTGGGGCGGCAAGCGCTGCATCGGGCTGTCGGGTCACGTCGTCGGCGTCGACTTCCCCCCGGAGTACAGCGACTGGCGCGACGTGGAACCGGTCGAACTCGTGACCGCGGAGGTCGAGAAGCGGCCGACACAGGAGAACATCGTCGCCGCGCTCCGACGGCTGGCACGGGACGCCTCGCGGATCCACATCGCCACCGACTACGACCGCGAGGGGGAACTCATCGGCAAGGAGGCGTACGAACTCGTCCGCGAGGTCAACGAGGAGGCGCCCGTCGACCGGGTGCGCTTCTCCTCCATCACCGACCGCGAGGTGACCGAGGCGTTCGCCGACCCCGACGACCTGGATTTCGACCTGGCGGCCGCGGGCGAGGCCCGGCAGATCATCGACCTGATGTGGGGCGCCTCGCTCACGCGCTTTCTCTCCCTCTCGGCTCGACAGCTCGGCGACGACTTCATCTCCGTCGGCCGGGTGCAGGGGCCGACGCTGAAGCTGATCGTCGACCGCGAGCGGGAGATCGACGCCTTCGACCCCGAGGACTACTGGGAACTGTTCGCCGACCTCGCGAAGGACTCGGAGACCTTCGAGGCGCAGTACTTCTACCTCGATTCGGACGACACGGAGGCCGAACGCGTCTGGGAGGAGGACCGCGCGGAGGCCGTCGACGCGGTCCTGTCGGCGGCCGAGACGGCGACGGTCGAGGAGGTCCGCCGTCGCACCCGCACCGACGAGCCGCCGGCGCCGTTCAACACGACGCAGTTCATCCGCGCCGCGAGCGGGATCGGCTACTCCGCCCAGCGGGCCATGAGCATCGCCGAGGACCTCTACACTGCGGGCTACATCACGTACCCCCGGACGGACAACACGGTCTACCCCGAGGACCTCGACCCGCGGGAGTTGCTGGACGCGCTCTCCGCGGGCTCCCGGTTCGGCGACGACGCCGCGTCCCTCCTCGACGCCGACGACATCGAGCCGACCGCGGGCGACGAGGAGACGACCGACCACCCGCCGATCCACCCGACCGACGAACTCCCCTCGCCCTCCGATCTCTCCGAAGACGAGTGGGAGGTGTACGAACTCGTCGTGCGACACTTCCTCGCCACCGTCGCCGAGGCGGCGACCTGGGAGCACCTGCGCGTCGTCGCGGGCATCGCGGGCGGGAGCGAGACCCTCTCCCTGAAGGCGAACGGCAAGCGCCTGGTCGATCCGGGGTACCACGCCGTCTACCCCTACCGGTCGACGAGCGAGAACTACGTCCCCGACGTGAGCGAGGGCGAGGAACTCGCGGTGAAAGAGACGCGCCTCGAGGCCAAGCAGACCCAGCCGCCGCGCCGGTACGGCCAGTCCCGCCTCATCGAGACGATGGAGGACATGGGCATCGGGACGAAGGCGACGCGCCACGACGTGATTCAGAAGCTGTACGACCGGGGGTACATCGAGGGCGACCCGCCGCGTCCCACCCGGCTGGCTCGGGGCGTCGTCGAGGCGTCCGAGGAGTTCGCGGACCTCATCGTCAGCGAAGAGATGACGGCGCAACTGGAGGCGGACATGCAGGCCATCGCCCGGGGCGAGGCCACGCTGGACGAGGTGACCGACGAGTCACGCGAGATACTCGCGGAAGTGTTCGACCGGCTCACCGACTCCCGGGAGGCGCTCGGCGACCACCTGCGCGAGTCGCTGAAGGCCGACAAGACCGTCGGGCCGTGTCCGGAGTGCGGCGCCGACCTCGTGATCCGACGCAGCCGCGGGGGATCCTACTTCGTCGGCTGTGACGGCTACCCCGACTGCGAGTTCACCCTCCCGCTGCCCTCGACGGGCAAGCCGATCCTGCTCGACGAGGTGTGTGGGGAACACGGCCTGCACGACGTGAAGATGCTGGCCGGCCGCAAGACGTTCGTCCACGGGTGTCCGCTCTGTGCGGCCGAGGCGGCCGACGAGGAACCCGACCTGATCGTCGGGCCGTGTCCCGAGTGTGGCGACGACGAGGGGGGCGAACTCGCCGTCAAGCGCCTCCGCTCGGGCGGCCGGCTGGTCGGCTGTACGCGCTACCCCGACTGCGAGTACTCCCTCCCGATGCCCCGCCGTGGCGCGGCGGAACTCACCGACGACGTCTGTGACGAACACGACCTGCCGGGGCTTCGGATCACCTACGAGGACTCGGATCGCGAGCCCTGGGAGCTGGGCTGTCCGATCTGTAACTACCGCGAGTATCAGGCCCGACAGGAGGGGACGGAACTGGAGACCATCGACGGCATCGGCGAGAAGACGGCGGAGAAACTGAAAGCCGCCGGCGTCGAGGACGTGTCGGGACTGAAGGCCGCCGAACCGGACGCGCTGGCGAACGAGATCGACGGCGTCGGCGAGGACACGGTGCGGGACTGGCAGGCCGACGCGGACTGA
- the katG gene encoding catalase/peroxidase HPI — MTKSNQDWWPNLLNLSILDDNVRDVGPLDEDFDYAEEFENLDLDEVKADIEDVMTTPQEWWPADYGHYGPLFIRMAWHSAGTYRNLDGRAGASGGLQRLPPESSWPDNVNLDKARRLLQPVKQKYGRKLSWADLIVLAGNVALESMGFETFGFAGGREDEFKSNEAVEWGPEEEWETTSPERFEEGEVGNLKDPLANTVMGLIYVNPEGPYGEPDLEGSAKNIREEFSRMAMNDEETVALIAGGHTFGKVHGADDPDENLGPEPEAAPIEEQGLGWKHDFEELGEKAGMITSGIEGPWNATPTQWDMGYVDNLLTHEWEPHKGPGGAWQWRPENEEEIEQAPGAFDPSETQQPMMLTTDVALKHDPDYREILERFQEHPDEFQEAFARAWYKLIHRDMGPPERFLGPEVPDETMIWQDPIPDADYDLVGEEEVAHLEEAILDSDLTRSQLVKTAWASASTYRDSDKRGGANGARVRLEPQRSWDVNEPEELETVLETYDGIQEEFNGSRSDDVRVSLADLIVLGGNVAVEQAAADAGYDVDVPFEPGRTDATQAQTDVESFEPLEPKADGFRNYLGGDYDDLYETPEERLVDKAHLLNLSVPEMTVLVGGMRALGATYQDSDRGVFTDRPGTLTNDFFVNLLDMDYEWEPVSEDEEVFEGRDRDTGDVVWEATRFDLVFGSNARLRATADVYGADDAEEKFVSDFVDAWHKVMTLDRFDLE; from the coding sequence ATGACCAAGTCCAATCAGGACTGGTGGCCGAACCTGTTGAACCTGAGTATCCTCGACGACAACGTCCGTGACGTGGGTCCGCTGGACGAGGACTTCGACTACGCCGAGGAGTTCGAGAATCTCGACCTCGACGAGGTGAAAGCGGACATCGAGGATGTCATGACGACCCCCCAGGAGTGGTGGCCGGCCGACTACGGTCACTACGGGCCGCTGTTCATCCGGATGGCGTGGCACAGCGCCGGGACGTATCGCAACCTCGACGGCCGCGCCGGTGCGTCCGGTGGCCTCCAGCGCCTCCCGCCGGAGAGCAGCTGGCCGGACAACGTGAACCTCGACAAGGCTCGCCGCCTGCTCCAGCCGGTCAAGCAGAAGTACGGTCGCAAGCTCTCGTGGGCCGACCTGATCGTCCTCGCCGGGAACGTCGCGCTGGAGTCGATGGGCTTCGAGACGTTCGGCTTCGCCGGCGGCCGCGAGGACGAGTTCAAGTCCAACGAGGCCGTCGAGTGGGGACCCGAGGAAGAGTGGGAGACGACCTCGCCCGAGCGCTTCGAGGAGGGAGAGGTCGGCAACCTCAAGGACCCGCTCGCGAACACCGTGATGGGCCTCATCTACGTGAATCCCGAGGGGCCGTACGGTGAGCCGGACCTCGAAGGCTCCGCGAAGAACATCCGCGAGGAGTTCAGCCGGATGGCGATGAACGACGAGGAGACGGTCGCGCTCATCGCCGGCGGTCACACGTTCGGGAAAGTCCACGGCGCCGACGACCCCGACGAGAACCTCGGTCCCGAGCCGGAGGCGGCACCCATCGAGGAACAGGGCCTCGGCTGGAAGCACGACTTCGAGGAGCTCGGCGAGAAGGCCGGGATGATCACCAGCGGTATCGAGGGCCCCTGGAACGCCACGCCGACCCAGTGGGACATGGGCTACGTCGACAACCTGCTCACTCACGAGTGGGAGCCCCACAAGGGTCCCGGCGGTGCGTGGCAGTGGCGCCCCGAGAACGAGGAGGAAATCGAGCAGGCGCCGGGCGCGTTCGACCCGTCGGAGACGCAACAGCCGATGATGCTGACGACGGACGTCGCCCTGAAGCACGACCCCGACTACCGGGAGATCCTGGAGCGCTTCCAGGAGCATCCGGACGAGTTCCAGGAGGCGTTCGCGAGGGCGTGGTACAAGCTCATCCACCGCGACATGGGCCCACCCGAGCGATTCCTCGGTCCGGAGGTCCCCGACGAGACGATGATCTGGCAGGACCCGATCCCGGACGCCGACTACGACCTCGTCGGCGAGGAGGAGGTCGCCCACCTCGAGGAGGCGATCCTCGACTCGGACCTCACCCGCTCTCAGCTCGTCAAGACCGCCTGGGCGTCGGCGTCGACGTACCGCGATAGCGACAAGCGCGGCGGTGCGAACGGCGCGCGCGTCCGCCTCGAACCCCAGCGAAGCTGGGACGTGAACGAGCCGGAGGAGCTGGAGACGGTTCTGGAGACCTACGACGGGATTCAGGAGGAGTTCAACGGTTCGCGCTCGGACGACGTGCGGGTGTCGCTCGCCGACCTGATCGTTCTGGGCGGCAACGTCGCCGTCGAGCAGGCGGCGGCGGACGCCGGTTACGACGTGGACGTCCCGTTCGAACCGGGTCGCACGGACGCCACCCAGGCACAGACCGACGTCGAATCCTTCGAACCCCTCGAACCGAAGGCCGACGGCTTCCGGAACTACCTCGGTGGCGACTACGACGACCTCTACGAGACCCCCGAGGAGCGGCTGGTCGACAAGGCCCACCTCCTGAACCTGTCGGTGCCCGAGATGACGGTGCTGGTCGGCGGCATGCGCGCGCTTGGTGCGACCTACCAGGACTCCGACCGCGGCGTCTTCACCGACCGACCGGGGACGCTGACCAACGACTTCTTCGTGAATCTGCTCGACATGGACTACGAGTGGGAGCCGGTCTCGGAGGACGAGGAAGTCTTCGAGGGGCGCGACCGCGACACCGGCGACGTCGTGTGGGAGGCCACCCGGTTCGACCTCGTCTTCGGCTCGAACGCCCGCCTTCGCGCCACCGCGGACGTCTACGGCGCCGACGACGCCGAGGAGAAGTTCGTCAGCGACTTCGTGGACGCGTGGCACAAGGTGATGACCCTCGACCGCTTCGACCTCGAGTGA
- the aspS gene encoding aspartate--tRNA(Asn) ligase produces the protein MEHRTHAADVAAGETATVAGWVHEIRDLGGIAFLILRDRTGKLQIKFEKDEMDDGLVETGLGVHRESVVSVTGAVEEEPRAPTGLEMVPESVDVLAEADPELPLDPSGKVDAELPTRLDNRTLDLRKPEVKAIFEIRGEILRAVREYFRSVGSTEINTPKIVATGTEGGTELFPITYFGKEAFMNQSPQLFKQLMVGSGLERVFEIGPIFRAEEHNTPRHLNEATMIDFESAFVDHHEAMDVCEGTLKAAYEGVAENCAEELDLLGYDDFAVPEAAFPRLTYEEAIERINATGELDEQLVWGDDLPTEAEKALGSDVGGHYFITDWPSEIKPFYIQDYDDDPQLSKGFDLMHPRMELVSGGQREHRYDELVAGFEQQGLDPEQFDYYTRMFKYGMPPHAGWAYGVERLVMTMLDLDNIREAVIFPRDRQRLSP, from the coding sequence ATGGAACACCGAACCCACGCGGCCGACGTCGCGGCCGGCGAGACGGCCACGGTCGCCGGCTGGGTCCACGAGATTCGGGACCTCGGCGGCATCGCCTTCCTGATCCTCCGTGACAGGACCGGCAAACTCCAGATCAAATTCGAGAAAGACGAGATGGACGACGGACTGGTGGAGACGGGACTCGGTGTCCACCGGGAGTCCGTCGTCTCCGTCACGGGTGCCGTCGAGGAGGAACCGCGAGCGCCGACGGGGCTGGAGATGGTTCCCGAGTCGGTCGACGTGCTCGCGGAGGCCGACCCCGAACTCCCGCTCGACCCCTCGGGGAAGGTCGACGCCGAACTCCCCACCCGGCTGGACAACCGGACCCTCGACCTCCGCAAGCCCGAGGTGAAGGCCATCTTCGAGATCCGCGGGGAGATCCTCCGAGCGGTTCGCGAGTACTTCCGCTCGGTCGGGTCGACGGAGATCAACACGCCGAAGATCGTCGCCACCGGGACGGAGGGCGGCACCGAACTCTTCCCGATCACCTACTTCGGCAAGGAGGCGTTCATGAACCAGTCGCCACAGCTGTTCAAACAGCTGATGGTCGGCAGCGGCCTGGAACGCGTCTTCGAGATCGGCCCCATCTTCCGCGCCGAGGAGCACAACACGCCCCGCCACCTCAACGAGGCGACGATGATCGACTTCGAGTCGGCGTTCGTCGACCACCACGAGGCGATGGACGTCTGTGAGGGGACGCTCAAGGCAGCCTACGAGGGCGTCGCCGAGAACTGCGCCGAGGAACTCGACCTGCTCGGCTACGACGACTTCGCGGTTCCCGAGGCGGCGTTCCCCCGGCTCACCTACGAGGAGGCCATCGAGCGGATCAACGCCACGGGCGAACTGGACGAACAGCTGGTCTGGGGCGACGACCTGCCGACCGAGGCCGAGAAGGCCCTCGGTTCGGACGTCGGCGGTCACTACTTCATCACCGACTGGCCCTCCGAGATCAAGCCGTTCTACATTCAGGACTACGACGACGACCCGCAGCTCTCGAAGGGGTTCGACCTGATGCACCCGCGGATGGAACTCGTCTCGGGCGGCCAGCGCGAACACCGCTACGACGAACTCGTCGCCGGCTTCGAACAGCAGGGACTCGACCCCGAGCAGTTCGACTACTACACCCGGATGTTCAAATACGGGATGCCGCCCCACGCCGGGTGGGCCTACGGCGTCGAGCGCCTCGTGATGACCATGCTGGATCTGGACAACATCCGGGAGGCCGTCATCTTCCCGCGAGACAGGCAGCGCCTGAGTCCGTAG
- a CDS encoding mandelate racemase/muconate lactonizing enzyme family protein produces MEITDVRVERIEVPLDRPLGVSNDRSMDVRGAAFVVVETDAGITGVGEGVGPESSIVERIVEEKYAPKLIGEDPLDIERHWASMVTDTVYKDRKGQGLSAASGVDIALWDVAGKHHGVPVYRLLGGPVEGSLKPYASDLFWQDPETMAERAGSYVDRGFAGVKTHLGRGIDADEERVAAMRDAIGDAALMVDMNCGYDRPDARRVGRMLAEYDVYWYEEPLSPYDVEGLAALRDELDVPIASGENEYTKWGFHDLFEADAVDYAMPDVMRCGGITEAKKVCALAETYGTVVTPHCFTTGVGLAATMHVMAASPACEWLEFDPTDFPVYEALFETPPELADGRIALPEEPGLGVSLDEDVIGEYRVG; encoded by the coding sequence ATGGAGATCACCGACGTTCGCGTCGAACGTATCGAGGTACCGCTGGACCGGCCACTCGGCGTCTCGAACGACCGCTCGATGGACGTCCGGGGCGCGGCGTTCGTCGTCGTCGAGACGGACGCGGGCATCACGGGCGTCGGCGAGGGCGTCGGGCCCGAGTCCTCCATCGTCGAGCGCATCGTCGAGGAGAAGTACGCCCCGAAACTGATCGGCGAGGACCCCCTGGACATCGAGCGCCACTGGGCGTCGATGGTGACCGACACGGTGTACAAGGACCGGAAGGGGCAGGGCCTCTCGGCGGCCAGCGGGGTCGACATCGCGCTGTGGGACGTCGCGGGCAAACACCACGGCGTGCCCGTCTACCGGCTGCTGGGTGGACCCGTCGAGGGGTCGCTCAAACCCTACGCGAGCGACCTGTTCTGGCAGGACCCCGAGACGATGGCCGAGCGCGCCGGGTCGTACGTCGACCGCGGGTTCGCGGGCGTCAAGACCCACCTCGGCCGCGGCATCGACGCCGACGAGGAGCGGGTGGCGGCCATGCGCGACGCCATCGGCGACGCCGCGCTGATGGTGGACATGAACTGCGGGTACGACCGGCCCGACGCCCGTCGCGTCGGGAGGATGCTGGCGGAGTACGACGTCTACTGGTACGAGGAACCGCTCTCGCCGTACGACGTCGAGGGGCTGGCCGCCCTGCGCGACGAACTCGACGTGCCCATCGCGTCCGGCGAGAACGAGTACACGAAGTGGGGCTTTCACGACCTGTTCGAGGCGGACGCGGTCGATTACGCCATGCCCGACGTGATGCGGTGTGGCGGGATCACGGAGGCGAAGAAGGTCTGTGCGCTCGCGGAGACCTACGGCACGGTCGTCACCCCCCACTGTTTCACGACGGGCGTCGGCCTCGCGGCGACGATGCACGTGATGGCGGCGTCGCCGGCCTGCGAGTGGCTGGAGTTCGATCCGACCGACTTCCCGGTGTACGAGGCGCTGTTCGAGACGCCGCCGGAGCTGGCGGACGGCCGCATCGCCCTTCCCGAGGAACCGGGTCTCGGCGTCTCCCTCGACGAGGACGTGATCGGCGAGTACCGCGTCGGGTGA